In Gemmatimonadetes bacterium T265, one DNA window encodes the following:
- a CDS encoding transposase, whose amino-acid sequence MYAFTDAHRTEHGVEPICAVLQIAPSGYYRHRARAADPARRSARTRRDEALRAEIRRVWRDHHEVYGVRKVWQQLRREGERVARCTVARLMRAEGLRGIVRGGRVRTTRPVEDPAAAPQDLVQRQFTAERPNQLWLADFTYASGVPVATWRGFVYVAFVLDAFSRRIVGWRARTTMRTDRVLDALAQALHDRETDGRLVVHSDRGSQYVSMRYTERLAAAGAAPSVGSVGDAYDNALAESVIGLFKAEVIHRRGPWRGFDDVEYATLEWVAWFNRRRLLEPLGYLPPAEYEEQFYRDQAAQPALVARN is encoded by the coding sequence ATGTACGCGTTCACCGACGCGCATCGGACCGAGCACGGCGTCGAGCCGATCTGCGCGGTGCTGCAGATCGCGCCGTCCGGCTACTACCGACACCGCGCGCGTGCGGCCGATCCGGCGCGCCGCTCGGCCCGCACGCGGCGCGACGAGGCGCTGCGCGCAGAGATCCGGCGTGTGTGGCGCGACCATCACGAGGTCTACGGCGTGCGCAAGGTCTGGCAGCAGCTCCGCCGCGAGGGCGAGCGGGTGGCGCGCTGCACGGTCGCGCGGCTGATGCGCGCGGAGGGCCTGCGCGGGATCGTACGCGGCGGGCGCGTGCGGACCACGCGGCCGGTCGAGGACCCGGCGGCGGCGCCGCAGGACCTGGTGCAGCGCCAGTTCACAGCCGAGCGCCCGAACCAACTCTGGCTGGCCGATTTCACGTACGCCAGCGGCGTACCCGTGGCGACGTGGCGCGGCTTCGTGTACGTGGCGTTCGTGCTCGACGCGTTCTCGCGCCGCATCGTCGGCTGGCGGGCCCGCACCACGATGCGCACGGACCGCGTGCTCGACGCACTGGCGCAGGCGCTGCACGACCGCGAGACCGACGGGCGGCTCGTCGTACACTCGGATCGCGGATCGCAATACGTCAGCATGCGCTACACCGAGCGCCTGGCCGCCGCGGGCGCCGCGCCGTCGGTCGGCAGCGTCGGCGATGCGTACGACAATGCGCTCGCCGAGAGCGTCATCGGGCTATTCAAGGCGGAGGTGATCCACCGCCGCGGTCCGTGGCGCGGCTTCGACGACGTCGAGTACGCGACGCTCGAGTGGGTCGCGTGGTTCAACCGGCGGCGACTGCTCGAGCCCCTCGGCTACCTTCCGCCGGCCGAGTACGAGGAGCAGTTCTATCGCGACCAGGCGGCTCAACCCGCGCTGGTCGCACGCAACTAA